The genomic window GGCGCGACATCGTTTGCGTTCATTCACCCGGTCCGGCCGCATTACAACACGCTGTTGAAGTTTGACGAGCCGAACTATCCGAAGGTCAAAGGTGATCTGGCGCAATCATGGACGGTGTCACCGGACGGGCTCACCTACACGTTCAAGCTGAAGCCCAACATCAAATTCCACGACGGCTCGCCGATGACGTCAGCCGACGTGAAAGCCACCTATGAGCGCATCGCCACTCCGCCGGCAGGCGTGGTGTCGATCCGCAAGGCCGCCTATGAAGACGTTGCCTCAATCGAGACACCCGATCCGCAGACGGTCGTTTTTAAGCTGAAGGCGCGCAACGCCTCGATGCTGACCAATTTCGCCTCGCCCTGGGATTGCATCTACAGCGCGGCGAAGCTGAAGCAAGATCCCAAATTCCCCGAAAAGAACGTAATGGGGACGGGCCCGTTCAAGTTCGTTGAACATGCGGCCGGCTCGCACTGGGTCGGTGAGCGCTTTGCCGACTATTTCGAGAAAGGCAAGCCCTATCTCGACGGCTATCGCGCGATCTTCATCCGCAACACGGCGGCGCGCGTGAATGCGTTGCAGGCTGGCGAAGTGCTGGCCGAATTCCGCGGACATTCTCCTGCCGATCAGACCAAGCTTGTCAATGCTCTTGGCGACAAGGTGAATGTGCATGAATCGCCTTGGGTGTGCAGCCTGGTTGTCACCTTCAACACAGAGAAAAAGCCATTCGACGATGCCCGGGTGCGGCGCGCACTTTCGCTCGCTATCGACCGCTGGCAGGGTGCACAGGCGTTGTCCAAGATCGCGCTGGTCCGCCATGTCGGCGGCTTGTTGCGGCCGGGCTATGAGCTCGCCGTTAGCGAAAAGGAGATCGTGCAGTATCCGGGCTATGGCAAGGACATCAGCAAGGCGCGCGCCGAAGCCAAGAAGCTTCTGGCAGACGCCGGCGTAAAGGACCTGAAGTTCAAGTTCCTCAATCGCAATGTGCCGATGCCCTATACGCCGGTCGGCGTGTTCGTGATCGACCAATGGCGCCAGATCGGCGTCACCGCCGAACATGACCAGCCGGAGACCAAGGCTTATATCGGCAATCTGCGTAGCGGCAATTACGACGTCGGTCTCGACTTCAATTGCGACGCGGTCGACGATCCCAACCTGCAGCTGCTTAAATACATCTCGGCCGACAAGTCGTCGATCAATTACGGCCGCTACAACGACCGCAAGCTTGACGACCTGTACGAGAAGCAGAAGCGGGAGCTCGATCCCAAGAAGCGGATGGCGCTGCTGCGTGATTTCGAGAAACACGCCCTCACCGAGGCCTATACCTTCCCGACCATCTGGTGGCACCGCATCATCGTAAACTGGAAACAGTTGAAAGGCTGGCACATGTCGCCAAGCCACTACATCAACCAGGACCTCCAGGACGTCTGGCTGGACCAGTAAATGCCTAGTCGCCGGGCGGCCTGCACGCCGCCCGGCTTTTCTCCTTTCCGGTGTGTAACTTCGCTATGCTCCGCTACACCATCCATCGCCTGCTGCTGATGATCCCGACCCTGTTCGGCGTCGCGGTTCTCGTTTTCGTATTGTTGCGCATGATGCCGGGCGACATCGTCGAACTGCGGCTCCTCATGGACGGCGGGCAGGTGAGCCCGGAGGCGCTCGCCACCGAACGCGCCCGTCTCGGCCTCGACAAGTCGCTCTGGTTGCAATTCTACGACTGGATAACCGGCATCATGGTCGGGGATTTCGGCACCTCGATGTGGACCGGACGTCCGGTAATCGACGAAATCGGCAGCCGGCTGGGATTGTCGCTGCAGGTCGCCATCATGGCGACGGTCCTCGCGATCATTATCGCCATCCCGCTCGGCACCATTGCGGCGCTCTACAACAATTCATGGATCGATCACGCCATCCGCGTCTTCGCGATTGCGGGGCTCGCCGTGCCCTCTTTCTGGCTCGGCATGCTCATCATCCTCGCGCTGCTCTACAGCTTTGAATGGATTCCGCCGCTGACCTATGTCCCGATCTGGGAGGATCCGCTGCACAATCTGTCGCAGCTCATCTGGCCGGCGATCGCGGTGGGTTATCGCTATTCCGCCGTCGCGACGCGCATGACACGTTCCACACTGCTGGAAGTGCTGCATGAGGATTACATCCGCACCGCGCGCGCAAAGGGCGTTTATGAGCGCCTGGTCATTTCACGCCACGCCGTCCGCAATGCCATGCTGCCGGTCGTGACCGTCGTCGGCCTCGAATTCGCCTTCCTGATCGGAGGGCTCGTGGTGACGGAGCAGGTCTTTAACCTGAACGGCATCGGAAAGCTGTTCGTCGAGACCGTGACCCGTAACGACTACACGATGGTGCAGGCCCTCGTCATGCTGGTCGCGGCGTTCTTCATTCTGATCAATTTTGTGGTCGATCTGCTCTACGCCGTGCTCGACCCGCGTATCCGGTACAGCTGACATGACGACGATCACCACGACCGAGATCCCGTATCGCACGCGCAAGGTTCGCCATCCGATCATCGAATTCATCCGCGCGCAGCCAACCGGCAGCGCCGGCATGGCCTTCATCGTCATTCTCTTTTTGTGCGGTGTGCTCGCGGAATTTGTCGCGCCCTACGACCCGCTGGCGCTGGATTACGGTGCGATGCTTGCCCCGCCATCCTGGGAGCACTGGATGGGGACCGATGCCTTCGGGCGGGATGTGTTCTCGCGCATCATCTACGGTGCGCGTACCGCGCTGGCGGTGGGTTTCTTCGCCTCCCTGCTCGGCTCTGGCATCGGGGCGATGATCGGCGTGATCTCCGCCTATTTCGGCGGACGCATCGACATGATCATCGAGCGATTCATGGACGTACTGCTCGCCTTCCCGATCATCGTGCTGGCGCTCGCCGTTGTCGCCGTGCTTGGCAAATTTCCGGTCATGGGGCTTGACGTCAACCTGATCATCGCGATCGCCATCCCGATGATCCCGAAGATCGCGCGCGTGGTGCGTTCGGCAGCGCTGGCGATCCGTGGCTTGCCCTACGTCGACGCCGCGCGCGCCGCCGGCTACAGCCATCCACGCATCATCTTCCGCCATATCGCGCCCAACGTCGTGGCGCCGTTCCTGATCATGTTCACAGCTTTTATCGCGCAGGCGATCCTGCTCGAGGCTTCGCTGTCCTTCCTCGGGCTCGGCGTCACCGAGCCGACCCCGGCCTGGGGCCTGATGCTGTCCGGCACCTCGCAGGAATTCTACAGCCAGGCACCCTGGATGATCATTTTCCCAGGCATCGCCATCAGCCTTGCAGTTTTCGCATTCAACCTGTTCGGCGACAGCCTGCGCGACTTCCTCGACCCAAGGTTCAAGGTATAACGGGCCAACATCATTTCCATCGTCACGGCCGGGCTGTCCCGGCCATCCACGTCTCGGTTCGTGGCCAAGATGTGGATGACCGGCACAAGACCGGGTTTGACGACCAAGAGGATGGAACCATTACATGCCCGGACCTCTTGCCGGAATCCGCGTTCTCGAACTTGCCCGCGTGCTGGCGGGACCATGGGCCGGGCAGATTCTCGCCGACCTCGGCGCAGACGTGATCAAGGTCGAGCGCGAAGGTCTGGGCGACGACACCCGGCAATGGGGTCCGCCCTTTGTCGAAGGCAAGAACGGTGAAAATCTCGGCGGCTCCTATTATCATTCCTGCAACAGAGGAAAGAGGTCGATCGCGCTCAATTTCGAGAGCGAGCGCGGCCGGCGCATCGCACACAAGCTCGCCATGCGCTCCGACATCCTCGTGGAAAACTTCAAGCTCGGCGGATTAAAGAAGTTCGGGCTCGATTACGAGAGTTTGTCCGCCGAAAATCCTCGCCTGATCTATTGCTCGATCACCGGCTTCGGCCAGACCGGTCCCTATGCTCACCGCGCCGGCTATGACCTGATCATCCAGGGGATGGGCGGGATCATGAGCATCACCGGCGAGCCGGAGCGCGAACCGATGCGACTCGGCGTCGCCTTCGCCGATGTGTTTACCGGCGTTTATTCGGTTGTCGGCATCCTCGCGGCGCTGCACAAACGCGAGCGCACCGGCTGCGGCTCGTATGTTGACATGGCATTGTTCGATACCATGACGAGCGTGCTGGCGAACCAGGCGCTGAGCTATCTGGTGTCCGGGGAGGTGCCCACCCGCATGGGCAACGCGCACCCGACCGTGGTGCCGTATCAAGTGTTCCCGACCTCGGACGGGCACATGATCATCGCCGTCGGAAATGACGGGCAATATGCGAAATTCTGCCAGATCCTCGGCGTCCCCGAACTGGCGCAGGACACCCGCTACAAGACCAACGGCGACCGCGTGGTCAATCGCGGCACGCTGATCCCGCAATTGACCGCCCTGACCGCGCAGCGCACCCGCGCCGACCTTCTGGAAAAATGCGAAGCGGCCGGCGTGCCGGCCGGACCCATCAACACCATCGACGAGGTGTTCAGAGACCCGCAGATCGTGGCGCGCGGCATGCAGATCGCGCCGAAAAGCGACCTGGCGAAAGGCGGCGCCATTCCCGGCGTGCGCACACCGCTGGTGATCAACGGAAGGCCGACAGAGTCCGACTTGGCGCCGCCCGATGTCGGGCAGCACACGCAGGAGATTTTGCGGGAGATCGGGGAGATATAACTCTCTCCGTCACCTTGAGGTGCGAACCGCGTCAGCGGCGAGCATCGAAGGTTACGCGTGATCAGCCGTTACCCACCAATGCGGATATCTTTTTCTCTGCGTGTGCCGCTTCACCTCACGTTATCCCGGATACAGCCCAAGAACCCAAACTAGACCGATCGACAAAAACCTCACCCTTATTTCAGGCTGCAGTTTCGAGCGCCTTGTTGACAGGCTTGCCGACGACCGGACAGGTGCCGGTCACGCGGCACGGCTCGATGCTCTTCTTCGGCGCCAACGCCGACCAGCGGCGCACCGTCGTGCCCGCTTCACCAGGCGCCTGCTGCGCCGCGGTCGGCGGAATAGGCTTGCCTTCGGCGAGAAGCTTCTCAACGCGGCGCAGCCCGAGGAAGGCGGCGCCATATGCGCCGTTTAGCTGACCGAGCCCATCGGGCGCGACGTGGAAACGGGCGCCCAGGCTTTCTTCCAGCGCCTTGACCATCGCCGCGTTGCGCGTCATTCCACCGGTCAGCATGTAACCCGGCTCGATCCCGACACGGCGCATGAGCTGAATCGCACGGCCGCCGAGCGAAATCATCGCGCCCATGACGATGTCTTCCGCCGGTACACCTTTCGACAGATGGCTGATCACCTCCGATTCGGCGAACACCGCGCAAACGCTGCTGATCGGCACCGGGTTTGTGGCGCGCAGCGCATAGGGGCCGAGATCGGCGGTCGTAAGTCCGAGATAGCGGGCGGTCTTTTCGAGAAAAGCGCCTGTGCCGGCGGCGCATTTGTCGTTAAGGCGGAACACCTTCACGCGCCCCTCGCCGTCGACCTTGATGGCCTTGATGTCCTGCCCGCCAATATCGAGGATTGTGCGGGTGTCCGGGTAAAGATGCACCGCGGCCTGCGCATGCGCAGTGAGTTCGGTGATCTGCGTATTGCGGAACGGCACAGTATAGCGGCCGTAGCCCGTGGCGGCGACATAGGTGATCGCTGCGCGGTCGAGGTTGCTGGACTTTAACAGCTCCTCGAACACCGCCTCGGCGGCAAGCGCGAGCTTGAATCCGGTGCGCCGCACCGCCGTGCCGACGACTTCGCTCCGTTCATTGAGCACGATTGCCTTGGAATAGGTCGACCCGATGTCGATACCTGCAACGTGTAGCATGTGCTCCTCCCCTAAGCTGCCACCGGATGCGCCTGACCGCCAAAGACGCGGTCGTGCGAAAACAACGCGGCCCCGAGCGCACCGCAGAAATGCGCGTCCGGGCTGACATTGATCCTGGCGCCGGCGGCTTCCTCGATCAGCTTGACGATGGCGATATTGCGGCTCACCCCGCCGGTGAACGTTACTTCCGACTCGATGCCGACGCGCCGCGCGAGCGACACGCAGCGGCTGGTGATGGCCTGGTGCACGCCCATCAGCACGTCTTCCGGCAAGAGACCTTTTGCAAGATGGCTTATGATCTCCGACTCGGCGAATACGGTGCAGGTTGTTGTGATGCGCACCGGGTTCTGCGACTTGAGCGCCAGCGCCCCGAGCTCGGACAGCGGCATTTCCAGCGCATAGGACGCGGCGCCGAGGAAGCGTCCGGTGCCGGCGGCGCACTTGTCGTTCATGGTGAAATCGCCGACCTGGCCATCCTCCTTGACGCGGATCGCCTTGGTGTCCTGGCCGCCGATGTCAATGACTGTGCGCGTCCCCGGAAACAGCGTGACCGCGCCGCGCGCGTGGCAACTGATCTCGGTGACCTGCTCGCTGCCGAAGGTCACGTTATAGCGGCCATACCCTGTGCCAACGACGCGAACGACATCGGCCTCGCTGATCTTCGCATCGGCGACTGCCGCCCTGAACGCGTCCTGCGCGACGGTGGCCATGCTGGTCTCCATGTCGAGCAGCGCGCGCCCCACGATGGTCTTGTTCTCGTCGATGATCACCGCCTTGGTCTGCGTCGATCCGACGTCAACTCCCGCAACGTATTTCATGCTGCCCTCCCGCTTTCAGACGAAACGGACTTGTTGGCGCGCGGCGCACCGCCGCTCTGGTGCAAGGTTTCGAAGAATGCATCGACGCGGTTCTTGATCTGCGCGTCCGACCAGTAGCGTGGATCGATCAGATCGGATTCGATGTAGAGACTCGGCATCTTCAGCCGCTTGTTGAGGTAGTCGCGGGTGTCGGCCATGCCGGAGGAGACGAATCGGCAGCTCTTGATGCCGTGGAAAACGATGCCGTCGACATCGTAGTCACGTATCTGCTGCGCGAGCCGCTCATGCGCGAAAAACTGATTGGACAGCCCGCGCTGCGCGGCCAGCGCGGTGATCTCGGCGAGGCTTTCTAGCGGCCGCGACGTGTCGTAGACGAGTTCGCCCGCATCCATGCCTCCGGCGGCGAATGTCAAGTAATCCGAATAGGCGAAAACGCCGCCCCAGGTCTCGAACAGCTCGACCAGGCGGCGCATCGACACGTAGCAGGGCGTGCCTGAGAACAAGAGCCTGTAACGCTCCTCGGGAACGCGCCCTTCGCCGCGAGCGACCTTGGCGCGGAGCTCGGCTTCAATATTACGCATGAAGTCGACGCCTTCCTGCGCACCGCGATAGACGTTCATGATGCCGATGTAGGTGAGCCCGTCGAGCATTGCGTTGAACGGCGCCGGGCAGACGCGATTGAGCGCCATGACGTTGTTCCAGTGAAACACCATCTTGTTGACGCGGTCTTCCACTTCGGCGAGGCGATCCATGTCGAAGCGCTTGCCAGTAATGGTCTCGCACTTCTCGATCAGATCGCGAAACTGCGCCTCGACCCAGCGCGCGTCGGCGGCGTGCTGCGCGTCGCCCGGGCGTACCTTCCAGTTTCCTGCGCGCTGACCCGGCAGATCGAGCACGAATGTCGGCGTCTTCAGCAACCGTTCCCAGATTTCGGCCCATTTGATGAAGGTGCTGCACATATTTGATGCGATGGCG from Pseudorhodoplanes sp. includes these protein-coding regions:
- a CDS encoding ABC transporter substrate-binding protein, which codes for MLKRYGAFILAAGALAFATGTADAQTPKRGGILKFAVSAEPPNYDCHGATSFAFIHPVRPHYNTLLKFDEPNYPKVKGDLAQSWTVSPDGLTYTFKLKPNIKFHDGSPMTSADVKATYERIATPPAGVVSIRKAAYEDVASIETPDPQTVVFKLKARNASMLTNFASPWDCIYSAAKLKQDPKFPEKNVMGTGPFKFVEHAAGSHWVGERFADYFEKGKPYLDGYRAIFIRNTAARVNALQAGEVLAEFRGHSPADQTKLVNALGDKVNVHESPWVCSLVVTFNTEKKPFDDARVRRALSLAIDRWQGAQALSKIALVRHVGGLLRPGYELAVSEKEIVQYPGYGKDISKARAEAKKLLADAGVKDLKFKFLNRNVPMPYTPVGVFVIDQWRQIGVTAEHDQPETKAYIGNLRSGNYDVGLDFNCDAVDDPNLQLLKYISADKSSINYGRYNDRKLDDLYEKQKRELDPKKRMALLRDFEKHALTEAYTFPTIWWHRIIVNWKQLKGWHMSPSHYINQDLQDVWLDQ
- a CDS encoding ABC transporter permease, which translates into the protein MLRYTIHRLLLMIPTLFGVAVLVFVLLRMMPGDIVELRLLMDGGQVSPEALATERARLGLDKSLWLQFYDWITGIMVGDFGTSMWTGRPVIDEIGSRLGLSLQVAIMATVLAIIIAIPLGTIAALYNNSWIDHAIRVFAIAGLAVPSFWLGMLIILALLYSFEWIPPLTYVPIWEDPLHNLSQLIWPAIAVGYRYSAVATRMTRSTLLEVLHEDYIRTARAKGVYERLVISRHAVRNAMLPVVTVVGLEFAFLIGGLVVTEQVFNLNGIGKLFVETVTRNDYTMVQALVMLVAAFFILINFVVDLLYAVLDPRIRYS
- a CDS encoding ABC transporter permease, with protein sequence MTTITTTEIPYRTRKVRHPIIEFIRAQPTGSAGMAFIVILFLCGVLAEFVAPYDPLALDYGAMLAPPSWEHWMGTDAFGRDVFSRIIYGARTALAVGFFASLLGSGIGAMIGVISAYFGGRIDMIIERFMDVLLAFPIIVLALAVVAVLGKFPVMGLDVNLIIAIAIPMIPKIARVVRSAALAIRGLPYVDAARAAGYSHPRIIFRHIAPNVVAPFLIMFTAFIAQAILLEASLSFLGLGVTEPTPAWGLMLSGTSQEFYSQAPWMIIFPGIAISLAVFAFNLFGDSLRDFLDPRFKV
- a CDS encoding CaiB/BaiF CoA-transferase family protein, which codes for MPGPLAGIRVLELARVLAGPWAGQILADLGADVIKVEREGLGDDTRQWGPPFVEGKNGENLGGSYYHSCNRGKRSIALNFESERGRRIAHKLAMRSDILVENFKLGGLKKFGLDYESLSAENPRLIYCSITGFGQTGPYAHRAGYDLIIQGMGGIMSITGEPEREPMRLGVAFADVFTGVYSVVGILAALHKRERTGCGSYVDMALFDTMTSVLANQALSYLVSGEVPTRMGNAHPTVVPYQVFPTSDGHMIIAVGNDGQYAKFCQILGVPELAQDTRYKTNGDRVVNRGTLIPQLTALTAQRTRADLLEKCEAAGVPAGPINTIDEVFRDPQIVARGMQIAPKSDLAKGGAIPGVRTPLVINGRPTESDLAPPDVGQHTQEILREIGEI
- a CDS encoding acyl-CoA dehydratase activase, whose protein sequence is MLHVAGIDIGSTYSKAIVLNERSEVVGTAVRRTGFKLALAAEAVFEELLKSSNLDRAAITYVAATGYGRYTVPFRNTQITELTAHAQAAVHLYPDTRTILDIGGQDIKAIKVDGEGRVKVFRLNDKCAAGTGAFLEKTARYLGLTTADLGPYALRATNPVPISSVCAVFAESEVISHLSKGVPAEDIVMGAMISLGGRAIQLMRRVGIEPGYMLTGGMTRNAAMVKALEESLGARFHVAPDGLGQLNGAYGAAFLGLRRVEKLLAEGKPIPPTAAQQAPGEAGTTVRRWSALAPKKSIEPCRVTGTCPVVGKPVNKALETAA
- a CDS encoding acyl-CoA dehydratase activase — translated: MKYVAGVDVGSTQTKAVIIDENKTIVGRALLDMETSMATVAQDAFRAAVADAKISEADVVRVVGTGYGRYNVTFGSEQVTEISCHARGAVTLFPGTRTVIDIGGQDTKAIRVKEDGQVGDFTMNDKCAAGTGRFLGAASYALEMPLSELGALALKSQNPVRITTTCTVFAESEIISHLAKGLLPEDVLMGVHQAITSRCVSLARRVGIESEVTFTGGVSRNIAIVKLIEEAAGARINVSPDAHFCGALGAALFSHDRVFGGQAHPVAA
- a CDS encoding 2-hydroxyacyl-CoA dehydratase family protein codes for the protein MRIETVDAIPPAAAPFDARVEGQRLMRDWYTALEQAPARGQHVANVFVMGNAVEILRTFDFQLVFPEINSLQTGVRKASEEYIRLSEDYGMSPDVCSYVKADVGLILKENEHPAGRIPKADIAIASNMCSTFIKWAEIWERLLKTPTFVLDLPGQRAGNWKVRPGDAQHAADARWVEAQFRDLIEKCETITGKRFDMDRLAEVEDRVNKMVFHWNNVMALNRVCPAPFNAMLDGLTYIGIMNVYRGAQEGVDFMRNIEAELRAKVARGEGRVPEERYRLLFSGTPCYVSMRRLVELFETWGGVFAYSDYLTFAAGGMDAGELVYDTSRPLESLAEITALAAQRGLSNQFFAHERLAQQIRDYDVDGIVFHGIKSCRFVSSGMADTRDYLNKRLKMPSLYIESDLIDPRYWSDAQIKNRVDAFFETLHQSGGAPRANKSVSSESGRAA